The nucleotide sequence TTCCTAGCGGATTTTTGAAGATCCAAGCGGCTTGCGCGTCGCTCTGATTGCGCGCAACCATGGCCCCGGTTCCGACGATGGCGCCCCGCTCGCGCCGTCACCTCTCGCCGTCGATTCTGGCCCTGGATGAACGCTGATGACGCAGCTGCGCTGTGCAATTCTCGACGACTATTTCAACCTCGCCCTCGACGTCGCCGACTGGCCGAAACTGTCGGACCGCGTCGACGTCACCGTGTTCAGCCATCCCTTCGCCTCGGAACAGGCCGCAGCCAGCGCGCTGGCCGACTTCGAGATCGTCTGTGCGATGCGCGAGCGGACCGCGTTCCCCAAGAGCCTGTTCGACAAGCTGCCCAAGCTGAAGCTGCTGCTCACGTCGGGCATGCGCAACGCCGCGATCGACGTGGAGGCCGCGAAGGCGCGCGGCATCACCATCGGCGGCACGCAATATTCGCGCGATCCGACTGCTCCCCTCGCCATGGGCCTGATCCTGGAACTGACCCGCGGTATCGGCCGCGAGAATGCGCGTATGCATGCAGGCGAGCCGTGGCAGACCTTTGCCGGCGTCGAGATCGAAGGCCTGACGCTCGGTATCGTCGGGCTCGGCAAGCTCGGCAGCAAGATGGCCGGCATCGCCAAGGCCTTCGGCATGAACGTGATCGCCTGGAGCCCGAACCTCACACCGGAGAAGTGTGCGGCGGCCGGCGTCGGCTACGCCACCAAGCAGGAGCTGTTCGCCAAGGCCGACATCATCACCATCCACGTCGTGCTGAGCGAGCGCTCGCGGGGCCTCGTCGACCGCGACGACCTCGCGCGGATGAAGCCGACGGCGTTCCTCGTCAACACCGCGCGCGGGCCGATCGTGGACGAGCAGGCGCTGCTGGAAGCCTTGCAGCAGCGGAAGATCGCGGGCGCAGGCCTGGATGTGTTTTCGGTCGAGCCGCTGCCGGTCGACCATCCCTTCCGCAAGCTCGACAATCTCGTGCTGACGCCGCATCTCGGCTACGCGACCGAGGACGGCTTGCGCATTCATTACGGCCAGATGGTCGAGGCGATCGACGCCTTTACCAAAGGCGGCGAACTGCCGCGCAAGCTGGCCTGAAACGACAATGCCCTGAAACGACAATGGGCGTGCCAAGGCACGCCCATTGCAATTCGAACTCTCTCGCAGCGCTTAGCGCACGGTGACCGGTGCGGGCAGCGGCGGCACCACGGTCGGCTGGGTGCCCGGGACCGGACCAGCCTGCGCGGCCACCGGAGCCGGACCAGCAGCGCTGGGCGGCGGCGCGGCGGACGCGGTCGCCGTTCCCGGCGGCGGGCCACCGGGCATCACCACCACGCGGGTGCCGACCTTGACGCGATCGAACAGGTCGGAGACGTCCTCGTTCAGCATGCCGATACAGCCCGACGACACGAACTTGCCGATGGTCGAAGGCTGGTTGGTGCCGTGGATGCGGTAGACGGTCGAGCCGAGATACATCGCGCGGGCGCCGAGCGGATTGCCGGGACCGCCGGCCATGAAGCGCGGCAGATAGGGCTGACGCTCGATCATCTCCGTCGGCGGATGCCAATCCGGCCACTCGGCCTTGCGGGTGATCTTCTGCAC is from Bradyrhizobium xenonodulans and encodes:
- a CDS encoding D-2-hydroxyacid dehydrogenase family protein gives rise to the protein MTQLRCAILDDYFNLALDVADWPKLSDRVDVTVFSHPFASEQAAASALADFEIVCAMRERTAFPKSLFDKLPKLKLLLTSGMRNAAIDVEAAKARGITIGGTQYSRDPTAPLAMGLILELTRGIGRENARMHAGEPWQTFAGVEIEGLTLGIVGLGKLGSKMAGIAKAFGMNVIAWSPNLTPEKCAAAGVGYATKQELFAKADIITIHVVLSERSRGLVDRDDLARMKPTAFLVNTARGPIVDEQALLEALQQRKIAGAGLDVFSVEPLPVDHPFRKLDNLVLTPHLGYATEDGLRIHYGQMVEAIDAFTKGGELPRKLA